CATCACCCTGCTGGGGAACGGGGTCATCCTGGGGCTCATCTCCCTGGACCCCAGactgcacacccccatgtacttcttcctgtcccaCCTGGCCATCGTGGACATCGCCTACGCCTGCAACACGGTGCCCCAGATGCTGGTCAACCTCTTGGATCCAGCCAAGCCCATCTCCTTTGCCGGCTGCCTCACGCagacttttctctttttggccTTTGCTCTCACCGAATGCCTCCTCCTGGtggtgatgtcctatgaccggtacgtggccatctgccaccccctccgCTACTCCGTCATCATGAGCTGGAGGGTGTGCATCGCCCTGGTGCTCACCTCCTGGGTCTGCGGCTCGCTCCTAGTGCTGGTCCACGTGGCTCTCATCCTGAGGCTGCCCTTCTGTGGGCCCCGGGAGATCAATCACTTCTTCTGCGAGATCCTGGCTGTCCTCAAGCTGGCCTGCGCGGACACCACGCTCAACAAAATCGTCATCTTCGTGGCTTGTGTCTTCATCCTGGTGGGGCCGCTCAGCCTGGTGCTGGTGTCCTACATGCGCATCCTCACGGCCATCCTGGGGATCCAGTCCGGGGAGGGCCGCAGaaaggccttctccacctgctcctcccacctCTGCGTGGTGGGGCTCTTCTTCGGCAGCGCCATCGTCATGTACATGGCCCCCAAGTCCCGCCACCCCGAGGAGCAGCAGAAGATCCTCTTCCTGTTCTACAGTTTTTTCAACCCGATGTTGAACCCTCTGATCTACAGCCTGAGGAATGCAGAGGTCAAGGGCGCCCTGAGGAGAGTGCTGGGCAAGGGAGGCCACTCCCAGTCGCAGTGAAAAGTGAGTCACCACCCACCAATGCGCCCCTGGAGTACCAAATCCCACCTCATTCCATCACTTTCTTATTAGCTCATAATAAGTCATCCTGGAGACTGGAGAGCACCTTTGATTCACTTGTCTTTGGATTCCACTAccttagctattttttttaacaatttcatCACTTTTATTAGtcatatatgcaaaattcattctATAAATCTTTCAAAAGAACTAGATATTACAAGAAGAGTTTATAATTCAGCTCTGATTGCACAAATACTTGGCACAAGAAATTATGTTTGCAAATACCCAAGCTTtcttataagaatattttaataaggaaaataGGTCTTGCTACACCCTCCAGCACATCACTGTGCTGTGGTACACCCCCCCTCCCATTTAGCCCAACCTCTtagcttctctctcctcttggtcTCCCCATCACATCCCACAAAGCCAATCACGATAGAGCTACAGCTGCTGCTTTTCAATTACTAGATTCACACTGCTAAGATTTTAGACTTCTtgcggccagagagatagtacagtgggtagtgcacttgtcttgcatgcagccaacctgggttagacccctgcatcccatatggtcccttgaacaccctaccttgggtttttttgcttttggggtcacacatggtgatgaacaggggttactcctagctctgcactcaggaattactcctggcggtgctcaggggaccatatgggatgctgggaatcaaacccgggcaaatgccctacctgctgtgctatcactccagcccctggcatgcAACTTTTTTCATGAAGCTGCTTAATTGGGAAAATTTgagggaaaataattatttcctctGCTAATATAAATCCCAAAagacttttcttaaaaaaaagacattctgcTTCTGAATTTATTAGGTAGGGTCACAAATGACACAGTAGAAGGTATTCCTACCGGGTGCcatattaacagaaaaaaatttttagataGTAGAGCCACAAGCAGAATCCTAACTCATCAATATGTTTGTTTACCCATGAATTATATTTCTTCCTACAAATAGTATAACTAACTTGGAAgaaagatgattttatttattaaactctGTAATATGCCTTACAGTTTCTGTGGTAAGAAAGTGAGTGTATACATACTCAGATGGCATTAGCAACTTCCCAATTTAccttgggttttgtttattttttagatggagcagggaaggggtgttctgttttttctttctttttttattgaataaccctgataaatacagttacaaagttgttcgtgattggatttcactCATACTAttttccctcccttcaccagtgcacatttctcatttcccaccacccatgctTTTATGCTATTTTCCCTactgcacttttcttctctctctctctctctctctctcttctctttctctctctctccccctctccccatgaCTCACTGcactcactcagcatgatactctccatgctcaTCCATGTAcgagcaaattttatgacttcccTTTtcttggtggctgcatagtattccactgtagagatgtaccatgatttcttttttttttattaaatttttattagtgtaccatgatttctttatctgGTTGTCTGTTATCAGGTACTTGTGTTGTTTGCAgaattctggttattgtgaatagtgctgaaacaAACACAGAAGTGCATATGgcttttcttctgtgtgtttttgggtccctggggtatattcccaggaagtgtattactctctctctctctctctctctctctctctctctctctcccaggacCCCTTATCCTGCCCGGGGCTGCCTCTCTCAGAGGATTATACAGAAGGAGAACCAGCTAGGTGTCATCACAAAAGAGCtaaaattgaacccatgtcagtgggcacattttgaaaatgttgggGCTATGCACACAGGAGACATTGTTTTCATTAACAATAAGTCAAAATTTACTCCATTTTTCTTGGGGCTGCTAAACCATTGAGTCTGGTACCAAGGTCACACTGGCACAGACGGGTTTTCAAACCTTTATAGTCTGCGTGTCTCTGCAGGTCTCTGCAAGTCCTCTTCAGCAGTTCAGGAGGCATCTGAGCCTTGGAGGAAGCAGTCTTCGTCAGGGGAGCAGGGAGACaaccagcgctgctcagggcttactcctcgctctgcacttagggattactccaaTGCAGCGTTTGGGGgaccaggaccatatggggtgcaaaaaaggcaagtgcactactcgCTGTGGCCTAGAGGGGGCAGTCTTACCTGGAGTTCAAATTGCAACCCAGACTCAGGAACCCCATCCAGGGTCCCAGCAGgaaattctctctctccacccaggAAGAAACCACTGGTGACTTATTGTAAGGTAATGGGTTtcagattttgcttttttaagctcaacaatttttttttatcttgaccCTGGAATTCACAGCACACTTCTCAATTATGTGTCCTCTCCTCAcgaggaaaaaagacaaaaatcacttCACCTCTTCATTCCAAAATCTTAACCTTCCCAACACCTGGTGAGCAAGGCCCAACCCCCTTGTgaaacagggctggggagatagtacagagggtagggcgcttgccttatacgtggctgacccaagtttgatccccatgtCCCATGAGCACgctgagagtgattcctgagcacagagccaggagtaacccttgagcaccaccggatgtgcaccccaaacaaaaaataaaccaaccccttgacctccccccaaaaaaaacctttgtTAAACAAATAGAGAACCTTTTAACTGTTAGCTCAATTACAAATGTTCCTTGATGAGCTGTTACTGTTACCTTTCTTTAAATTTCTCTCGATGTGGCTACAGTAGCATTTATATATAATTGTAGCTGATGGTATTGAAGTCTTAGTATATGGTAAATCCTATGTTAAATAATTTAGAGCTGGGGAGCTAGGTCAACAGCTGGGATGTATACTTTACTTGCAGCTATTCTtgattcgatccctgacacctcatggtcccctgagcactgtcaagagtgagcCGTAGCACTGAACTaagacaggagtagcccttggtcactgagctgagagtagtccaaaagtcaaaataaagaaacaaacatataaataaataaaaaatgttttgttttgttttgttttgttttttgcttttttgggggtcacacccagcaatgctcaggggttactcctggctttgcactcaggaattactcctggcagtgcttgggggaccatatgggatgccggggatcgaacccgggtcggccgcgtgcaaggcaaatgccctacccgctgtgctatcgctccggccccaaaataaaaaatgttttaatgcacTCTTCACACCTAGCACATGGAGTAAGACCAGTGGTTTCCTTATATCATgctaaggaaaatgaaaaatagaggTTAGTTTACCCATGGTGAAAGGATTATTTACTGTTGGAGCATAATTTAAGACCTGGCCTGGCTTCAGTAACCTTGAACCAACATTTGCTAGAGAAGGGTCAATAATGCCCTTCACGACTGGAGTAGCTGACCTCCGTACATTCCAGGGGACattcaataataaaactttaCTGCTGGCCAGAAAAATACTTAGTTATTGTGTTTAAATATCAACCTACAATTTATGGGCTGGGAATGCATTGCTGTCACTCACTTACCTATTTTATTATTCACTGCCCAGGCCCTACTTAGCCTATATTCTTATGTGAGATCTGTGAATAGCCATAGATCTGTGaatatgctattgctccataatcatggtggaaaaaagaaataaataggatAGACATTTGGGGTTTGATTGAAAACCACTCTAGGAGATTTGATCTctcagaggagggggtggggatttGCTTCTCAAAGGAGTGTGTCAGACCACTGAACCTGAGATGCTGTCGGCTGGAAAGTCATGGTAGGGTGTTGTCCCTGGAAATTCCTGCACGGGGGTGGAGACACTTGGGAAGGCACCACTGAAAACCTTAGGGATGGGAACCGCATGAGGCAGCCCGTTCATTGGCCACTGCCATTGGCATCTGCAGCATCTTTGGCATGTGAACCAGGGCTTGTCGACCACGACCTGTGGGCCTGTGGGGTTGCTTAAGTGTAAGTCACTCTTCACTACAGGTCGTTAGGAGGAGACAAACACAACGGAGAGTCAGCATGCCATCCCACTGAGCAAAACACACTGAGGTTTGCCAGCCAGCTGGGAACCATCCTGCACTCCTTCCCTTTGTCAAGCTTGAAACAGCGTTAGGAGAGATTAGATTGACAGggcagtagggagggcatttgcccttcaTGCAccctattatttttaattcatcatcatcatcatcatcatcatcatcatcatcatcatcccgttgatcgtcgaatttctcaagcagtctcagtaacgtctccattcatcctagccctgagattttagaagcctctccttactagtccttcccaacgatgccacactggaggctctttcagggtcagggaaatgagacccagctttgttactggttttggcatacgaatacaccatggggagtttgcaaggccctcccatgtgggcaggaaactctctctaggtagctagccaggttctaccagaagaagaagtaggctataagatgtgtccttctgggagcttggttttaagtctctggatgtgagccattggtgggattacatggtgccaggggcagtccctgggtgtgaccacctagctactggaaaatgggcaatctgggcagaagaggcccagtcctgatccaaacaggcttggaggtctcagccccaggtcccacacaccagggttcctctgccagtaccttcatgcatgaggctcatccaaacgtgtggagaggggccttgagcatggctgtggctaggctccggaggtcaggaagattgctccatagttggaagcctgcctcatgagcaggcatggagaggacagctggaacagagaagggatcactaagaaaatgatggttggaggcatcagtcaggatgggagacatgtgccgaaagtagataaaggaccaaacatgatagcctctcagtatctgcattgcaaaccataatgcccaaaagtagagaaagaatatggggaatattgtctgccatggaggcagtgtgagggtgggaaagggggggacatactggagatattggaggtagggaatgtgcgctggtggagggatgggtttgatcattgtgtgattgtaacttaaacatgaaagcttgtaactgtatctcacggtgaatcaaaaaatattgtttaaaaaaattatttttttgctttttgggtcacacccggcgatgcacaggagttactccaggctttgcactcaggaattactcctggcagtgctcaggggaccatatgggatgctgggattcgaacccgggttggccgcgtgcaaggcaaatgccctacccactatgctattgctccagcccctttaaaaaatttttttaaagaaaaaaagagaatgaaatgaaTCTTAAGTATGATTGGTTATCTTGGAATTTCAATCAAGGTGTCACTAAAGACTCACTGTTGAACTAACTAACAAGGTAAATATTCTTGTGTTTAGAAAACAAGAACTGAATAAGGAGAGATGCCTGCTGTAAGTCAAGAGAGTTTTATTGGATATCACCAAAAATGACTTTCTTAGGGAAAGGTTCATGGTCCTGGAATAAAACTTAAATGTATAGTTCTGCATCTCTATTTTTgcatatgagaaatattttcaatatctAGGATTTGACAAGCACTATTCAAAGCAAGCATCTGGGATGATATGATGCATTATCTTGTCTAAATTTCATAGAAACAATGTGAGTTAGtggttttatttctcatttaaaataagaTGGAGGCACACACAAAGGTGATAAAACTTTCCTATGATTACAAACACCTGTGAGCTACTGGAgcttgaatccaggtcagcctgaACCCAAGACCACACCCATAGACACTAAGCATCCTCCAGCAGCATCAACTGAAACGTATTGAATCTTGCTTTGTCTGAAGTTAAATAAGGCTCAAACAGGAAAGTCAACCgaagtattttgaaaatatatgttaAGAAACAGAATAAAGTCATTGATGTTTTCAATATATGTTATGCGTAACATAGTAACATATAAATCAGTTTTTCAGGTGAGAAAATATTCCTGTAGAGATAAATCAATCATCTATCGCTAAATAAGTGAAACTAATAAAGAAATTTCAAGAGATGTGAACCCTCTCTAATAATtagaaacattaatttaaaatcatgCTATACTACTGCTTTCTTTTCCCTAACCACTGGAGAAAAATTAAGAGATTAGGTCTTTCTAGGATTGTTAAGTGTGTGAGAAATGGGCATTTTCCCATAGTCTAGgtggaaatacaaaaatattcaggTGTAATTTTGGAATCTATCCACAAAAACAAGAGCTGCATACATTTTGATACAGTAACTCCAATTCTAGGAGCATATCCTACAGAAATATTCAACAATGAATCATACACATGcaaaatttatacatataaatttttaatcaaaGCTTTATTTATGATAACAATATCACAAATAAtctaatattcttaaaattattaaaaattataaatatatactgtttgttcgagtaggcaccagtaacatctctcattgagagacttatcattactgtttttggcatatccaatatgcacgggtagcttgccaggctctgccgcgcaggcttgatactctcggcagcttgctgggctctccgagaggggcgaaggaatcgaactcgggtcagccacgtgaaaggtgaacagcTGTGCTATATACTATAGAGGCAAAATTGATCTCTATAATGTCCagagaaaatttttatataactgaGAAATAGGATGCTTATTAAGGATTTTCTCATTTAGGTAAAGaaacatctgtgtgtgtgtctggaggcACATATATTAATGCACCAAACGATGTTTGAAAAAtgacaaacattaaaaattaaggaTGCCCCTCCAAGTGAAAAGTGTACTATGGAGCAatgtttgttattaaaatttttgaggTAGACAAatgtaaactttaatttttttagtgaaaaatagTCAGTTCACTCAGGATCAATTATTCTGAGTTCTTCTTGAGTCTCTTCTCTCAAATATATGTAACCACACATTTGCTCGAGAACACCCTAAACCCAGCACTCTATAAGCAGTGATTGAAAGAGCATCATCCAACTTTAACTTCATCTGACTTTCCTCTCTCATCCATGTAGGGTTTCTGACCAGCTAGCAGCCAGACATCAATTTCTGATCCAGGTACTCTGGGTTTTTATCCTTTATGGATccatctggactggagcgatagcacagcgggtagggcgtttgccttgcacgcagctgacccaggtttgatttctccgcccctctcgaagagcacagcaaggtactgagagtatcccacctgcatgacagagcctagcaaactacccatggtgtattcggtatgccaaaaacagtaacaacaaatctcacaagggagacgttactggtgcccacttgagcaaatcaatgagcaatgggatgacagtgctgcagtgctatggaTCCATCATCACCTCCATAAAGTTGACAGACTTGCCCATCTGAAGGAGGAAAAACAGGGAGGCTTTAGTGGGCATGCCCCAAAGGGAATCTGGCACTTTCATTCACATGGCATTGGTGAAACTTGGCCACATGCACATATAAAAATTTACGGAAGCCTGAGAAATTAGTTTTCTACACGCATCCAGGAACTGGCAGAGACAGTTTCAGTAAACATCTAGCAACTCTGCCACAGTCATCAGAGGTTCTGAGAGTCTAGGTCCCAACTTCTGTCTTCAGTAGAGCAGTTAAGGTCTAGAGAAGTAGTGACGGGAAGATGTGAGCCATAGGGATTCCCGCCACCTTCCACATCTCTATCAGCTTTCCCCCAATGTGAAATATATCCCAAATATACTTCCTAGATAGGTGTATGCGAAATACATCCCAAATAAAGTTCCTAGATAGATCTCCTAGACAGATGCGTTCTGGAGTTCTTCTGCTTCCCAGATGACCTGCTGAGGATACTGGGGGGTGAACACAGAAATCTCAAATCTCAGCCCATTAGAGAAACCTCTTCCTGGGTTCAGGAAAGCCAGGATGAATTGAACCGATGTTCTGCTCCCTTTCTTACAGAGTGGTGGTGGTATTCCAAGCCTCTCCTTCTCTGTACCAAGGAGGCATtgtaattaaaaacaacaatgcACATTTCaacacttttttactttttatgatgaaaaaagactaaaaaaaattcTCGTTCCTATGGCATCCATTAtgttttctcactttctttttttgctttcccTAATTTCTCTATACATTATCTACctgattcctttttattttaattgaagcactgtaacatacagttacaaagctttcatgtttgagtttcagtcatacaataatctaacactcatccctccaccagtgcacattttccatcactaatgtccccagtataggCCCTCtcttcccaacccttcccctgcctctattgcagacatttcccccatactctctgtactttggggcattatggtttgcaatatagatactgagaggccatcacgtttggccctttatctactatcagcacacatcttccattcccaatgatccctccaaccatcattgtcttagtgatcccctctctattccagctgccttctcccctagctcatgagacagacttccaactatggggcagtcttcctggcccttgtgtttattgtccttgggtgtcagtctcatattatgttattttatactctacaaatgagtgcagtcattctctttctgtccctctctttctaactcatttcacttagcatgatactgtccattaccatccacttaaaagcaaatttcatgatttcgtcTTTCCTAACATAGtattagtatttcattgtgtagtatttcatagctgcatagtatttcattgtataaatgtaccaaagttttttaaccagtcatttgttctcaggtacttaggctgtttccagattctggctactgtgaacagtgctgcaatgaacatacaggtgcagatatcatttctactgtgttttattgcacccttgggatatatcatcagaagtggtattttggggtcctatggaagcttaatttctagtttttgaaggaatgcccatattgttttccaaaaaggctggaccagtcggcattcccaccagtgaaggagcgtccctttctcttcacatccacaccaacactggttgcttttgttcttttgaatgtgttctctgtggtgtgagatgataccaaAATGTGGTCTCCAACTAAAACTCAGAACAATAACAGTTCAGTTTTTAGGGCAAGTAATAGAGAAGAGTCAGAATAAGCATATCTGAACAAAAGATGTAATTGAGCCAAAGGGTTAGATCTGGGGTGACCATGACCATGAAACTCTTTCTCCTTGAAGGTAGTTTGTGCTAGATTACTTCCTACTGCAAGAGATTGAAGAAAATGAACACTGTATCTCTAGCTATCCAAAATGATAGCCCTCTTGAACTGAATTCAACTATTGCATTAAACTGAAAGAGCAGAAAGTAACAACGGAAGTG
The nucleotide sequence above comes from Sorex araneus isolate mSorAra2 chromosome 1, mSorAra2.pri, whole genome shotgun sequence. Encoded proteins:
- the LOC101552366 gene encoding olfactory receptor 2A1/2A42-like — protein: MKANQTMVTEFILLGFGLGPKIQIFLFGLFSLFYIITLLGNGVILGLISLDPRLHTPMYFFLSHLAIVDIAYACNTVPQMLVNLLDPAKPISFAGCLTQTFLFLAFALTECLLLVVMSYDRYVAICHPLRYSVIMSWRVCIALVLTSWVCGSLLVLVHVALILRLPFCGPREINHFFCEILAVLKLACADTTLNKIVIFVACVFILVGPLSLVLVSYMRILTAILGIQSGEGRRKAFSTCSSHLCVVGLFFGSAIVMYMAPKSRHPEEQQKILFLFYSFFNPMLNPLIYSLRNAEVKGALRRVLGKGGHSQSQ